The Flavobacteriales bacterium genomic sequence ATTACTTCATTACTTTGATGGGTGGGCAAATGAAACATACTCCCATGGGGTTTGTGCATTTTGTAATGAATACCCCCAGCGTGCAATCGCCGGTGGTGAGCCTGAGCCTGATTATGAACCTGGCCCTCTTTTTCTTTTTTATCTGGAAAAAGATGGATCTGGCCGCCCGCGGCGTGCTGACGATGACCATGTTCGCATGGGCACCGTTGGTGGTGTATCTCAAGTTTCATTAAGCATATCATTCGGTGAAGTATTATATCATCGCAGGTGAGGCATCCGGTGATCTGCATGCGGCGAACCTGGTAAAGGCTATTCGAAGTATTGACCCGGACGCACAGTTGCGCGGCTGGGGTGGTGATCGGATGCAGGCGGCTGGTGTGGAGATTGTGAAACACTACCGCGAAACTGCTTTTATGGGTTTCTTTGAAGTGATCCGGCATCTGCCCCAGATCCTGCGCCTTATCCGTTTTTGTAAGAAAGACCTGGTAGGCTACGCTCCGGATAAAGTGATCCTGGTTGATTACCCCGGCTTTAACTTACGGATCGCAACGTTTGCAAAATCCCGCCAACTGCCCGTTTATTATTATATCTCACCACAGGTGTGGGCCTGGAAGGCTTCGCGTGTGAAGAAGATCAGGCGTGATGTGCGCAGGATGCTGGTGATCCTTCCTTTTGAACAGGAATTTTATTCGAAGTACAACTACCATGTGGATTTTGTCGGACATCCGCTACTTGATGCACTGGCCCATGAAAAATCCACGGAACCATCGGATGTATACCGCTCCCGGCTGAGTTTGGATGGGAGGCCCATTGTTGCATTGTTGCCCGGAAGCAGGAAACAGGAGGTGCAACGAATGTTGCCTGTTATGCTCGAGGCCGCCCGAAAAACCCCCGGTTACCAGTTTGTAATCGGTAAGGCTCCTTCTCTTGATGATGATTTCTACCAGCAGGTTTGCGGGGTGCATTCCCCCGTTCTGGCGCCTGATACCCATGAGCTTCTTCGCCATTCCGCGGCTGCCCTGGTGACTTCCGGAACGGCCACCCTGGAAACCGCCTTGCTGGGTATCCCTCAGGTGGTGTGCTACAAAGGCGCTACATTATCTTACCTGATTGCGAAACAACTTGTAAACATTTCCTATATTTCCCTCGTAAACCTTATTCTGGACCGCGAAGTTGTGAAGGAGCTGATTCAAAAGGATTGCAATCCGGATAAAGTGTTGAACGAACTTGCGCGCATCCTGCCGGGCGGCGATCAAAGGGAGCGCATCTTGAAAGATTATATGGAATTGGCCAAAACCCTTGGTGGTAAAGGAGCTTCAGGGCGGGCAGCTGAGTTCATCTGCAACGGTTGAGTTAAAAAAAATGAAACCCGCGCCGTAGAGTCCCGTAACAAAGCGTCCTGACAATAAAAAGGCTGGTTATGAAGCGATTGGGGGATTTCTATATTTGTAGCATGACGCGTAAGTCCGTATTCATCTTCCTGTGGATATGTTTGTGTACATCATGGATTCATGCTGAAACCATGAGCATTGGTGTTATGCGCAGCAAGGTCATCAAGTCGATTGTGGTGACACCCGATGAAGGTGGCTATTACCTCTTTGCCGACGGGCATAAGATACTGGATGTGGGTACTTCCAGCATGATCCAGCTGAGTCTTGACGATGGTCGCGTGCGTGTACGTAGCTTCGACCAGGACATGGGCAGTTATCACAAAATCATGTTTCTGTCGGAAAACGCAGACAACAGTTTAAGGTTGAAGCCGGTGTATCCGGATATGGCCATCAAGAAATACGATGATCACCTAGAAATCACTGCCAACAACAGCAGCTTGCTGTTAACCAATAAGGTTGCTTTGGAAGATTACGTGGCAGGGGTGGTAGAAGCAGAGGTAGGATACAAAGCCGCTCACGAGTTTTTGAAAGTGCAGGCGATCCTGGCACGCACATATGCGCTTTCCCATGCCTCCCGCCATGTCAATGACGGATACGATCTGTGTGATGATGTGCATTGCCAGGTATATGCACACAAAACCATTCATTATAACATCCTGGATGCTGTAAGGGAAACCAAGGGGATGGTGCTGATTGATAACAACCTGCACATGATCACGGCCGCATTTCACAGCAATTGTGGCGGACAAACAAGCAACTCGGAAGATGTGTGGTTGACGCAAAAGCCTTATCTCAGATCCGTTGTAGATACCTTTTGCACCAGCCAGCACAATGCACATTGGACCTTGGAGGTCAGCAAGAGCGACTGGAAACAATACCTGAAAACACATCAGGATAAATCCATCGATGATACTGCGCTGGACCGTGTCGCATGTTCTTTTCCACAAAACGAACGCCAGGTGTTTTATGCCAGTACCGATATTCCTTTGAAGAATATCAGGTCGGATTGGAACCTGAAGTCTACCTATTTCTCCGTGGTCGAAAAAGGTGAACACGTTATCCTGAACGGAAGAGGATATGGACACGGGGTTGGATTGTGCCAGGAAGGTGCCATGCGCATGGCGTTGCTAGGCAAGAACTACAAAGAAATTCTGGAATACTACTATGAGGGCGTTAATCTTGTCAGCATCGAAGCGCTGAAGTTCTTCCTCGAAGAGTAATGCCCCCCATCACCTCCGAACCGTTTTTCAAAATACTACTTCCATTCATCGCAGGGATCAGTCTTGCATTCCTGGTGAAAATACAGCACGAGGCCATACCGGTTCTCGTGCTTTTTTTTGCTGCACTCTTCGCCTGCCTTTCATTGATCAACCGGAGATCCCTGCGTTATGTCATGGCGCTATCCGCCGTTTGCCTGTGGTGCTTGATGGGGTACCAGTCGGTCCTTTCGCATTCCGATGCCTTTCGTTCAGATCGTATCCTTGTTCCTGATTCAGCGGTGGTGGTACACGGATGGGCGTACATATGTGAAAAGCCAGTGAAGAAAAAGTACTTCGTCAGCACCGTAGCCAGGGTATATCTACCTGCTTCGGGTGATGTTCCTGCCAGGAACGGGCTGTTGGAATTGCATTTTCCCAAAGACGGTGCTTGGGTGCAACCGGTCAAAGGGGATTGGCTGGATGTGGATGGTATGCTCCAACCTTTCTCCTCCGGTAGAAACTTTGATTATGCCGGCTATATGTGGAGAAAGAATGTGTTCGGGTATGTGAAAGTGCAAAGCCGAAAGACCAGGGTGCTGCATGGTGCCAATATGAATGATAAAGAAACATGGCCCGGGTTTCCCGACTTGCAAGGATTTGGTTTGTCTCCAACAACGGGCGGATTTTTAAAAGCGTTGCTGATAGGTGATCGGAGTGAATTGGATCCGTCGATCCGTCGTGCTTTTTCCGATGCGGGGGTGATTCATGTGTTGGCATTGTCGGGCCTGCATGTAGGCATCCTGTTTCTTTTGTTGAGCCGGGTGTTTTCGTGGCTGCCTGTTCGTTCGGGATGGTCATGGGCTTCCCTGGTTGTACAGGCTGTTTTGATGTGGCTCTACGCCTGGTACACCGGTTTTTCTCCTTCTGTTTGTCGGGCCACAACCATGATCACTTTATGGATGATCGGTAGCCGGTTGTCCAGAGGACGCCGTCCCATGAATGTGCTGTTGTCTTCGGCATTCCTGTTGCTTTTGGTGAACCCCATGTTTTTGTTTGAACCCGGTTTTCAACTGTCATACCTTGCTGTCGGTGGTATCCTGTGGTTACATGGTCCGCTTCAGCGCAGCATCCGTTTTCGATACGATTGGGCGAACAAATTATGGTCGCTTGCTGCATTGTCTCTTTCTGCTCAATTGGCGACGTTCCCATTGGTTGCGTATTACTTCAGTCAATTCCCGACATATTTTCTTTTGTCCAATTTGTGGGTGGTTCCCTTCGTGGCGGTGTGCGTGTATGCGGGTGTAGGGTTGTTGTTGATGGTGCATATACCGGTGGTTGGTGGGTTTCTGGGTGAGGTGCTTCATGGTATGTTGTACCTCTTGATCAGGGGCGTGGGGTGGATGGCGGACTGGCCCGGTGCTGTGATCAGGATCAGGTTTGACATGCTGGATGTGTGCCTCATGTATCTGGCGCTAGGACTGGTTTGCACATACCTTATGCATGGAGGTATACGCAAGCTTCAGGCAGGTTTGGGCACAATCCTGTTGCTGCTTTTATGTGATGTGGTTGGGAAGTATGCGGTTGTGGTCAACGGGTGAATTTGGCTTTGAATTCACGGATGTTGCCGCAATTGTCGCGCACGGCTAGTTCAAAGGTATGTTCGCCGCTTTCCAGGCTGTCTTCAAAGTAGTGCACCAACAGGCTCGTTTTCTTGTCGTACTCCATCAGCACCCATTTCCCGTCTATGGTGCCCCTATATGATGCGATGCCCGATGCGCCATCGGAGATTTGCATGCGGATCCATGGACTTCCCTTCAGGTTTTTGCCATTGTAGATGTTGATGGCGTTGATATAGGGTGCTGTCTCATCCACCATCACGGCGAAGTTGCCGAAGCTTCTCACCGATGCGGTTACCCATCCATCCTGGTAGGTTCCTCCCTGGTATGATTTGTAACCGCCGTCTTCCACGGCGGCGATGTATGCCTTCTGCTGGAGTGCTTCCGGCAGATCAGGGGCTTCAATGGAGAGGGTGTAAAAACCATGCACGGGAACATCTGATTGTTGCAATTCGTGGGTAACAGACCAGCTGCCCGGTTTGGGTGGTGCCTTGTGGTAGTTGAAATAGATGGTGTCGTAAAAGATGTTCGGGGGCATGTGCATCTTCAAACCTGCTGTGTCGAAGTCGTTCGACTGTTGGTAAGGGAAGATGGCCTGTGGTACCGCTTCCAGGGTGGCATTGGCAGGAGGAGGAGGCCCGGCCGTATTTCGCACCTTGAGGTCGATGTCGGAAGTGTTGCCATAGGCATCTTTCACAATTACGCTGATATGGTGGGTGCTGTCATCTTCCAGGGACATGATGCCCCGGTTGATTACGTTACGGAATGTGCTGAGTCGGTTGTTGGGGTCCAGGAAGCATTTCTGGTACACACGGCCGGTCCGCTTTTTCTCCCCGTAATCCACAAAACTGTTGATGTACCTGCTCTCGTGGAATCCGAATTTGTCCAGGTCGTGATAGAATACACGTTCACCGTCTTTCTGCACTTCAATAGAAAAAATGCCCTGGGTGTTGTCTGTTTTGTTGATCACATCCCGGGCTTCAATGGCAAGTGCAAAGGGGCCGCGAACAGTCACCGTGGATGCGGTATAGTGTCCGCGGTAGCCCATCAGGGTGATTTTTCGCGGGCCGGTCTGGGCGTTGACCGTGGAATTCTTTCCGATCGGGTACATCCTCAGTGCCGTAATCACCGGCCGGATGTTGTCTTCGATATCGAAACCGAACAACATCGGGTTGCAGGCGAATTCGGTTAATGTTTCACGAATCTCGAAGTGCAGGTGCGGCCCGCCGGATGCACCGGTGTTACCGGAATAAGCAACAACTTGTCCCTGGTGGAGTTTTAGCTGGCTCGAATCCACATTGATGTCGACTTCGAAAGACTCCCGTTCGTATTGTTGTTGTTTCAGGTAAGAAGCGATTGGTTCTTCAAAACGCTGTAAGTGGCCATACACCGAAGTAAATCCGTTTGGGTGTGTGATGTACAATGCTTTTCCGTACCCCGTTGAGGAAATGTTGATGCGCGATACATAGCCGTCTGCAATGGCCAGCACAGGTTGCCCTTCCTGACTCATTGTTTTGATGTCGAGTCCGGCATGAAAATGATTGTTGCGGATCTCGCCGAAATTACCGGCCAGAAGGATCGGTATCTTGAGCGGAGAAATGAAATAACCCTGAGGAAACTCGATCCGGTCACGTTCCTGGAAAACAAATCCGACCGAAAAGAACGTCAGTGTGGTTATCAGCAATATGCCTCGTATCTTCTTGCCCATCTTCAATTCTGGTGATAAATACCTCGGGTTGCACAAATGTAATCTTGTGAATACATTGTCGGACGCAAATTTTCACCAATGTTTCAACAACCAGATCTTGAAAGGGAGGGGTGATCAAATTCAAAATTTAATTTTAAATTTGACCTGTGGAAATACTCGTAAATTTCACACGTACGAAATGACTTTAATTGGAACGGCAGAGAGGGTTCAAGAAAAAGTAAACAGGTTGATTGCATTGCATGGCCGGTTGTTGCAGGAAAAAGAGGCGTTGGTGAACCAGGTGAATCACTTGGAAAAAGAGTTGGAGGAAATGCGAATCAAGGCAATGAGTGTTGATGTGCAAAGCAAGGTAAAAGATGAGATCAGCGGGTCTTCCGTGCAAATGGAAAAGGAAGAGATGGAAAAGAAGATCACGGAGCTGGTGCGGGAAGTAGATAAATGTATAGCGTTACTGGACAATTAACGGATCACCGATGTCTCAGGATACTCTTTCCATAAAGCTGACGATTGCCGGAAGAATTTACCCTCTTAGTATTCAGCACGGAGATGAGGACGGTATGCGGAAAGCCGCAGCCGATATTAACGAGCGGATCAAGGATTATGAAAGCAAATATGCACATCGCGATAAGCAGGACCTGCTGGCCATGTGTGCGCTTGAATTCGCTCATGATTGTCTGAGAACAAAGGATCAATGGAACAACGAGCGGCAGGAGGTTGAAAACAAACTGAATGAAACCGAATCCCTCGCAGATCGTTTTCTGGAAACCTGATACATAACGTTCTTTGTATAAGCGGCCACAGCCGCAACATATCCGCACCGCTTCATTTGAATGAGTATTTAAACTCAACACATTACTCATTGGAGACAAGCTTATAGGTGCCTAGGACAGGCCTCACCCGCTTGCGGGATCCCTCGGGACAGTGGAAGTTCGAAGCATCTGGCAGCTCCATATATGTCTATACGGGGTTTAAAACGCCTCGAATGAACGGTGCGGTTTTTTTTTACCCCACCACAAGTGATTTTTAACCAATTATTGAATTGTAGAAATGGAAATAGCAATTATTCCCGTGGCCGTTTCGGTCATCCTGGGGCTCGTGTTAGGTGGTGTGATCGCGTCCGTATTCCTGCGAAAGGCCATTGAAAAGAAAAGCGAGCAAGTCCTGAAAGATGCGGAAGCCGAAGGCGAGGTCATCAAAAAAGAGAAGATCCTGCAGGCAAAGGAAAAGTTCCTTCAGTTGAAATCAGAACATGAGAAGCTGATCAATGAACGCACCCGTAAAATGGAGGCTTCGGAGAACAAAGCCCGGCAGAACGAAAAACATCTGTCGCGCAAACAGGAAGACCTTCAAAGAAGTCAGAACGAACTGAAGGCGGTAAAGGACAACCTGTCTCATCAACTCGAAATTGTCAACAAGAAACAGGAAGAACTGGATAAAATGCACCGCCGTCAGGTGGAGCAACTTGAAGCCATTTCCAGTTTGTCTGTCGAGGATGCCAAGTCCCAGCTCGTGGAAGCCCTCAAGGCAGAGGCCAAAACCGAAGCCCTGGCCTATATCAAGGACATCGTGGATGAGGCCAAGCTGACTGCCAACAAGGAAGCCAAACGGATCGTGGTGCAAACCATCCAACGCGTGGCCACCGAGCAGGCAGTTGAGAATGCCGTTACCGTATTCAACATTGAAAGTGATGAGATCAAAGGCCGCATCATCGGCCGTGAAGGAAGGAACATCCGTGCCCTGGAAGCAGCCACCGGTGTGGAAATCATCGTTGATGATACGCCTGAAGCCATCCTGCTGTCATGCTTCGACCCCGTTCGCCGTGAGATCGCGCGCCTGTCTTTACACCAGCTGGTAACCGACGGCCGCATACACCCGGCCCGCATTGAGGAAGTTGTGGCCCGCACCCGCAAGAACCTGGAAGAAGAAATTGCCGAAACCGGAAAACGCACCACCATTGACCTGGGCATCCATGGTCTTCACCCTGAACTCATACGCATGGTGGGTAAAATGAAATATCGTTCTTCCTACGGACAGAACCTGTTACAACACTCCCGCGAAGTGGCGAACCTGTGCGCTGTGATGGCCTCTGAACTGGGCCTGAATGTGAAACAGGCCAAGCGTGCCGGACTGCTCCACGACATAGGAAAAGTTCCCGACGACGAACCGGAATTGCCGCATGCCGTACTGGGTATGAAGCTCGCAGAGAAATACAAGGAACATGCTGATGTATGTAATGCCATCGGTGCTCACCATGATGAAGTGGAAATGACCAGCATCATCTCACCCATCGTTCAGGTGTGTGATGCCATTTCCGGCGCCCGCCCCGGCGCCCGTCGTGAGGTGATGGAGTCGTACATCAAGCGATTGAAAGATCTCGAAGCGTTGGCACTGTCCTACAAGGGTGTTCAGAATACCTATGCCATCCAGGCCGGTCGTGAATTGCGTGTGATTGTGGATGCCGACAAGGTGGCCGATAAAGAAGCCGACACACTTTCGTTCGAAATCTCTCAGAAGATTCAAACGGAAATGACCTACCCGGGACAGGTGAAGGTAACCGTGATCCGCGAAAAGCGGTCGGTGAGCATTGCCAAGTAGTCAATTGCTCATTGTAGGTTTGGTTCCAGGGGTACGCTTGTTATCTTAGCCCTGATGGGAAATCGCAATCTGATAGGCTCCGGTCTTTTCAGGAATACGGCCGTGCTGTTTTCCGGTACGGCCATTGCACAGGTGATTCCGCTTCTGCTGTCCCCGGTGCTTACCCGCTTGTATTCGCCGGCCGACTTCGGTACGTACTACCTTTTCCTTAGCATGGTAGCTCCATTGGCTGTTGTGTATTCAGGAAGGTACGACATGGCCGTTATGTTGCCTTCTGAGAAGCGGGACGCCGCTCATGTTGCCGCTGTCGGGGTTGTGGTTGCCGGTTTGCTATCGCTGATCACTGCCATTCTCGTGTGGCCGTTGTCCCATTTCATCAGCCTGAAGTTTGAAAGCCCGGATGTGGAACCCTGGTTGATATGGGTGCCGGTTGCCGTATTCTTCATGGCATCTTACCGCTGCGTTTCCTTTTTGTTGATCAGGGATGAGAAGTACAAGCTTTCATCTGTAAATAAGGTGGTCCAGACATCTGCCACCGGTGCGTCTTCTGTTGGAATGGGCTGGCAAAATGCCAACCTCGGTGGATTGATCTGGTCTGATCTGATTGGCAAAGGATTGCTTTTCATTGCCGGGTTTGTTCAGGTGAAACGTATAGGTTATGCCATGCGCAACATCAACCTGAGTCATATGCGCGAGATGGCTCGCCGCTACGCCGAATATCCCAAATACAATGCTTTGCCTGCTTTGGCGGATAGCCTGAGCCTGAACATACCCGTGATGATGGTGTTTAATTTCTTCGGGCAGCAGGTTACGTCTTTCTTTAATTTTTCCCGACAGGTGATCGGGAGCCCGTTGCTGTTGGTGTCCGGTTCTTTGTCACAAGTGCTGTTCCAGCGCATCGCCAGAAAAAAAGAGGCGGGTGAGTCCATCCGGAAGATGCTCATGTCAACCCTGGGCGTACTTTCGCTGCTGGCACTTGTATACCTTGCAGTGATTGAACTCACAGCGGAAGACCTGTTTGCGTGGGCATTCGGCGAACCCTGGCGCATGGCCGGCTACCACGCACGTTTCCTGGCCATTTCATTTGCATTGAAGTTTGTTATTTCTCCCCTAAGCATTGTATTCCCGGCGTTGGGTGCCATCAAAACCGGAAGCATCTGGCAGGGTGTGTACTTCTTTGCAATCGCCGTTTTGTTCTTCGCTGGGGTCCTGAGCATCCGCCAGTTTTTGTGGTTGTATGTGGCCATTGAGTCGGTGATGTACCTGATTTACCTGTATCTTGCCCTGTTGGTTGTGAACCGTTATGAATCTTCCCTGACCAAATGACAAGTAACCTGCGATTAAAAGATTTTATCCTGCCGTTGCTCTATGGTGCGGTCATGTTTTGGATCCTGATCGGATTGGCCACTTTTTCCGGTTTCCGGCATTTCGAAAAGTGGAGCATTCATGTGCTTACCTTCGGATGTGTGGTGGTGCTGCTTCGCGATCGAAAAGGATTCGGAAACCCTTTCCGGGTGCGAATGCCCGACTGGGTCCGTGCCCGTTGGGTGGAATGGGGGCTCGTGTCCTTCGTTCTTCTGGCCACAACTGTACACCTGATCAAACTCCATGGATGGCCGCTGGTTGAAGCATGGTTCCAGGAAGACATTGTAGGAACCGCACTTGTGAGGCAGTCGATTATCGCGCGTTCAGGCGCCCTGATGAACTACTTGTCCAGTTTTGTGATCAAGGCCATCCTGCCTTTTTCCATTGTGTTTATGTATTTGCGAAAACGGAAGATGATGTTGGGGTTGGTGACGGCCATCGGAATGTTTTACGCCCTGATGCTGATGCAGAAAAGTTTCATGGTGACCATCTTCATGCCGTTGCTATGCATCCTGTTGCTTGAACGCAAGTGGTTGCGCCTGGCGGGAGTTGCATGCTTGTCGGTCTTGGGAATTGTGATTCTTTTGCTGGTGACAAATCCCCAGCTCCTTGGGAGAGGAAAGGCAAGGGATCTGCCCGTGATCGAGAACCCCTTCGGAACCGGTCTCAAAGGATTGGCGAAACGGGTGCTTTATGTGCCGGGTAAGGTTACGGGGGAGTGGTTCGACCTGGTTCCGGCGCACTATCCTTACCTGAACGGATGTGGTTATCGCTTCCTTCAACCCCTTACCGGTTGCGAATATGTGGATTACTCCCGGAAGCTGTACGATGAGCTTTTTCCCGAGTACAAAGCCCTTGGCCTTACCGGAACGGTGAATGTTGCCAGCTTTGTGAATGACTATGCCAACTTCGGCATGAGGGGTGTATTCCTGTCGGGTATTGTACTGGCTGTGCTGATTACCCTGTTGACGCGCTTATATCACAACCGCGAAGTGTACCTGATTCTTTTCAACTTATTTCCTGTGATCATGCTGAGTTCCTCAGCCGTTTCCACCTTGCTCTTTTCCGGAGGGTGGGTGGTGATCAACCTGCTCTTCATGGTCCTCAACCCTTACCTTCCTGTTCTCCGTTTCGATAACCGCAAACGCTTATGTGTGGGATAGCGGGTATTGTAAATTTTGATGGAAGCCAGCCCGCCAGGGAACAGGTGCAGGCCATGATGGATCTGATCGCGCACAGGGGCCCCGACGGAGAAGGAATGCTGGTGGAAGGGACCGTAGCGTTGGGGCATCGCCGCCTGGCCATCCTCGATCTTAGCGATGCCGGTGCACAACCGATGACATTCGGCGATCTATCCATCGTGCACAATGGCGAAATCTACAATTACCTTGAAATAAAAGAAGAACTCGGCAGGTACGGACACATCTTTCATACCCATACCGATACGGAAGTGATTTTGGCCGCATACGCACAGTGGGGCGACCGATGTGTGGATCACTTCAATGGCATGTGGGCTTTTGCTATCCTTGACAGGAACAAACACCGCCTGTTTTGCAGCAGGGACCGTTTCGGGATCAAGCCCTTTTATTACCTGCAAACACAGCAGCGGTTGTGCTTTGGTTCGGAGATACGGCAACTGCTTGCATGTTCGGAGTCACGAACCGTACACCCTTCAGTGTTGGCAGATTACCTGGTGCTCGGACTGGAAGAGCACACCGAAAACACCTTCTTTTCCGGTGTTTTGCGACTGATGCCGGGGCATAACATGTCAGTGGATCTGAGATCAGGCCGCGTGGAGGTGCATGCCTATTATCATATACGGGTGCTGTCTGATGTGGCTAAAATGAACGAAAGGGATGCCGTGCAATCCTACAAGGAGTTGCTGATGTCATCTATTCGTTTGCGCCTTCGGTCGGATGTGCCCGTGGGAACTTGTCTGAGTGGCGGACTCGATAGTTCGGTGGTTGCCACACTGGCAGCGGGTTTGCACAAGGAGAAATCCACGGAACCCTTCCGGGCAATCACCGCAAAATCCACAGAGAAAGCCAATGATGAAAGTGGCTACGCACAGATGGTGGCTCAGAAGAGCAACCTGGATTGGCGGGTGTGCGAGCCCGGACAAAACGATTTTGACGCCTTGCTGGATGAGGTGGTGAAACTCCAGGAAGAACCTTTCGGAAGCCCTTCCATCATCATGCAATATTTTGTGATGAAGGCGGCAAGGGAAGCCGGTCTGGTAGTGATGCTGGACGGACAGGGAGGCGATGAAACCCTTCTCGGATATGAACGCTATTACCCGGCGGCGGCTCGCACCCGCAATGCCATGGGAAGGGCATCTTTCATGATACAGGCAGCGCGCCATTCCCGGATCAGTTTGCCCAGCATGCTGGCTTATCAGGTGTATTTTTCCATGCCTGAAGTGAGATGGCGCAGACAAAGAACACGGTATTCATTCGTGAAGTCCGAATGGCTGGACCGGGCGGATGCCAATGTCTTAAGGGAGATCAGCGCATCGTATGCCAATGTGCAGTCGCTGCAGGTGCTTGAACTCTCAAAAACACAGCTTCCGCACCTGCTGCGCTATGAAGACCGTAACTCAATGCATTTTGCCATTGAAAGCAGGTTGCCTTACCTGGATTACCGCCTTGTGGAATTTGCCGTGTCACTGCCCCTTGAGCAGAAGATCAGAAAAGGGTGGACCAAATATGCCTTGCGGCAGGTGGCTGCTGAGATTCTTCCGAATGAAATTGCATGGAGAAAACATAAATTTGGGTTCGAGGCACCTGCATCCACATGGTTACAGGACAGGAAACAATTGGGCAAGTGGCTGGCGGCATCGGATCTGGTGCGACAGATCACGAATGATTTGCCGGTAGATCGTATGGACCTGAATCAATTGTGGCGACTGGTGAACCTCGCGAAATGGGAACGAGCATTTGATGTGAAACTTGGCTAAGATCTGTCATATCACCTCCGCACATCAGCCTGGAGACATTCGCATTTTTCATAAAGAATGCAGTACGCTGGCTGCTGCCGGCTTCGACGTTTTTCTTGTGGTGCCCTGGAAGATCAATGAGGTGAAAAACGGCGTAACCATCATAGGTGCCGGATTGCCCGATAACCTGTCTCGCAGGCAACGTTTGCTCGGATCGGCGGGTGCGGTATGGAGGAAGGCGCGTTCGCTGAATGCCGACATCTACCATTTTCACGACCCCGACCTGTTGCGCTATGCCGGGAAGATGACGAAGACAGGTGCCAAAGTCATATACGATTCCCACGAAGATCTGCCGCGACAGGTGAAAAGCAAGTACTACATCCCAGGCTGGATGCGTGACCCGCTTTCGCGTTACCTGGAACGGTACGAGAACAAGGTGGTTCGACGTATCTGGGGCGTTGTGGCTGCTACTCCGCTTATCCTGAAAAGATTTAAGCAAGTCAATCCCAACACCGTCACGGTTTGCAACTACCCTTTGCTGGTTGAATTCGACAAAGATGTTCCCTGGACATCCCGCCGCCGGCAGGTTGCGTATCTGGGTAGCATAACCCGGGTGAGGGGAATCGTTGAACTGGTGCAGGCCATGGAACACGTGGATGCGCAACTTGTATTGGCCGGATTGTTTTCACCGGCCTCCCTGAGAGATGAAGTGAAACAACTACCCGGTTGGAAGAAGGTGAAGGAACTCGGGTTTGTGGACCGGGGGGAAGTGGCCTCCATCCTGGCGGAGAGTAAAGTGGGCGTGGTAACCCTTTACCCGCAAGACAACTACCGGGAATCATTGCCGATCAAACTGTTTGAATACATGGCGGCAGGTGTGCCTGTTGTGGCTTCCGACTTTCCATTGTGGAAGGCCATTGTGGAAGGCAATCAATGTGG encodes the following:
- a CDS encoding glycosyltransferase family 4 protein, translating into MAKICHITSAHQPGDIRIFHKECSTLAAAGFDVFLVVPWKINEVKNGVTIIGAGLPDNLSRRQRLLGSAGAVWRKARSLNADIYHFHDPDLLRYAGKMTKTGAKVIYDSHEDLPRQVKSKYYIPGWMRDPLSRYLERYENKVVRRIWGVVAATPLILKRFKQVNPNTVTVCNYPLLVEFDKDVPWTSRRRQVAYLGSITRVRGIVELVQAMEHVDAQLVLAGLFSPASLRDEVKQLPGWKKVKELGFVDRGEVASILAESKVGVVTLYPQDNYRESLPIKLFEYMAAGVPVVASDFPLWKAIVEGNQCGVCANPQNAGDIAAALQKILSDDEGARIMGRNGRRAVLEMYNWHQEGEKLVKFYKKALEVV
- the asnB gene encoding asparagine synthase (glutamine-hydrolyzing): MCGIAGIVNFDGSQPAREQVQAMMDLIAHRGPDGEGMLVEGTVALGHRRLAILDLSDAGAQPMTFGDLSIVHNGEIYNYLEIKEELGRYGHIFHTHTDTEVILAAYAQWGDRCVDHFNGMWAFAILDRNKHRLFCSRDRFGIKPFYYLQTQQRLCFGSEIRQLLACSESRTVHPSVLADYLVLGLEEHTENTFFSGVLRLMPGHNMSVDLRSGRVEVHAYYHIRVLSDVAKMNERDAVQSYKELLMSSIRLRLRSDVPVGTCLSGGLDSSVVATLAAGLHKEKSTEPFRAITAKSTEKANDESGYAQMVAQKSNLDWRVCEPGQNDFDALLDEVVKLQEEPFGSPSIIMQYFVMKAAREAGLVVMLDGQGGDETLLGYERYYPAAARTRNAMGRASFMIQAARHSRISLPSMLAYQVYFSMPEVRWRRQRTRYSFVKSEWLDRADANVLREISASYANVQSLQVLELSKTQLPHLLRYEDRNSMHFAIESRLPYLDYRLVEFAVSLPLEQKIRKGWTKYALRQVAAEILPNEIAWRKHKFGFEAPASTWLQDRKQLGKWLAASDLVRQITNDLPVDRMDLNQLWRLVNLAKWERAFDVKLG
- a CDS encoding oligosaccharide flippase family protein, giving the protein MGNRNLIGSGLFRNTAVLFSGTAIAQVIPLLLSPVLTRLYSPADFGTYYLFLSMVAPLAVVYSGRYDMAVMLPSEKRDAAHVAAVGVVVAGLLSLITAILVWPLSHFISLKFESPDVEPWLIWVPVAVFFMASYRCVSFLLIRDEKYKLSSVNKVVQTSATGASSVGMGWQNANLGGLIWSDLIGKGLLFIAGFVQVKRIGYAMRNINLSHMREMARRYAEYPKYNALPALADSLSLNIPVMMVFNFFGQQVTSFFNFSRQVIGSPLLLVSGSLSQVLFQRIARKKEAGESIRKMLMSTLGVLSLLALVYLAVIELTAEDLFAWAFGEPWRMAGYHARFLAISFALKFVISPLSIVFPALGAIKTGSIWQGVYFFAIAVLFFAGVLSIRQFLWLYVAIESVMYLIYLYLALLVVNRYESSLTK
- the rny gene encoding ribonuclease Y → MEIAIIPVAVSVILGLVLGGVIASVFLRKAIEKKSEQVLKDAEAEGEVIKKEKILQAKEKFLQLKSEHEKLINERTRKMEASENKARQNEKHLSRKQEDLQRSQNELKAVKDNLSHQLEIVNKKQEELDKMHRRQVEQLEAISSLSVEDAKSQLVEALKAEAKTEALAYIKDIVDEAKLTANKEAKRIVVQTIQRVATEQAVENAVTVFNIESDEIKGRIIGREGRNIRALEAATGVEIIVDDTPEAILLSCFDPVRREIARLSLHQLVTDGRIHPARIEEVVARTRKNLEEEIAETGKRTTIDLGIHGLHPELIRMVGKMKYRSSYGQNLLQHSREVANLCAVMASELGLNVKQAKRAGLLHDIGKVPDDEPELPHAVLGMKLAEKYKEHADVCNAIGAHHDEVEMTSIISPIVQVCDAISGARPGARREVMESYIKRLKDLEALALSYKGVQNTYAIQAGRELRVIVDADKVADKEADTLSFEISQKIQTEMTYPGQVKVTVIREKRSVSIAK